A window of Natronobacterium texcoconense genomic DNA:
TCCTCGGGGTCGCGCGTGACGTCCTCGCTTCTGGCCTTCACCGCCAGCAGGAGCCGTCCGTCGTCGGCGAGGAAGCGTCGGTTCTCGAGGGCGACGCGTGCCTGGCCGCGGGTCGCGACGTCCTGTACGACGACGTCGACGTCGGATTCGACGACGTGGGCGTAGGTCTCCGGTTTCCGGGCGTCCGCAAGCAGCGGGAACAGTCGCGGTCGGGAGTCCGCCGCCTCGAGCAGGTCCCGCGCCGGCCGCGCGGCGAACTCGACCGCGTAGGTCGGGCCCGCGAAGTCGGCGACGTGGCTGACCGTCGTTCCGCTCGCAGCACCCAGGTAGAGGGCGGTTTCTCCTCCCTCGAGGCCGGTGTCCATCCCTAGCTCGAGCATCGCACCGAGTTTCGAGCGGTCGGGATTCCAGGCGCGCCACTCTCCATCGGTCGGTTCACCGTAGACCGGTTCGCCACGGGTGGCGAGGCGTTCGGTCCCGCCGACAGAGCGGCGTTCGACGCCGTCGGGGAGGTCAGTCATCGCTCTCACCCCCATCGTCGGCCGTTCGCGCCTGAATCGTCTCGATTCGCTCCGCGAGTTCCGCATCGAGTTCGGGTTTGCGCTCGCCCGAGTAGTGATCGACGCGGGCCGCAATCGCTAGTTTGCCTGCGAGGGCTCGCGCTGCCGAACCGCGGTTCTCGGGATGAGTCCCCTGGATCGCGTCGTGCATGTAGATGATCCCGTGTTTCGGCGACGGAGCGTGGCCACGCAGGTGGGCAAAGAGCGCGTCCTCCGCGCCCAGCACCTGGATCGTACCGCTCGGTTTCTTCGCGAGCGACTCGAGGCCACCGGCGAGCGAGATCAGCCGCGCCGCGAGGACCGGCCCCGCGAGCGCGGAGAGGTTGGGCGCGACCGTGGGTGTGCGTCGCTCGACGAACTCCCGGAGATCGTCGGCTTCGTCCGCGAGGTCGGCGACGCGGTCGGCCAGCGAGACGATCCGGCCCGAGGCCGCCTCGAGGTCGTCGTCCCGGGAGGCGAGGTCGCGGGCGTACTCGACGCCCGTTCCGGCGTCGGGGTCGACGGTGCCGCCCCACTCGGCCAGACGCTCGGCGAGTTCGTTCGCGGTTCGCTCACAGTCGTCCATCGACCGAACGGCGTGGACGAGCTGGCGGTCGTCGGCTCCCTCGCGTTCGGTAATCTCCTCGCGAGCGGCGGCCGTCGTCGCCTCCTTCAGCGCGTCGTAGTAGTCCTCGGCGTCGTCGACGACGCCCGACTCGACGGCCAGCGTCGGCCAGTCGCGTGGCTCGTCGGCGGTTCCGGTCCGGACGGCCTCGGCTGCTGCCTCGAGGTCCGTCGGATCGACGGCCGAGAACCAGCCCGATCCCTCGGGATCAGTTGCAGTCATCACCCACCAGTAGTCGCTCTGCTTGTATATGCGTTCTCGAAACGATGCGTCGGCGACGAGACGATCACTCGAGCGTTTCGAACGCGTCCAGAACGGCCGGCCAGTGATCGTGGGCTGCTTCGGCGTTTCCGGTGTGTGACCCACCGTATCCCAGACCGTACGTCCCATCGGACGGGAAGTACGGCTGGAGGATCGAGTGGCCGGCGTCGTCGTAGACCAGGTGGTCGAACGAGGAATCGTCGGCTTCCTCGAGTCGGTCGGCCGAGAACTCGTGTAGCCGCTCGGCGGGCCACAGGCCGTCGTCGCCGCCCGAGACGAGCAAGACTGGTCCGTGGATCTCTTCGACGGGGATCGTCGCGTCCTCGATGGTGTCCGAGGCCGCAGTCTCGAGGGCCTCGGAGAACCGGTCGACGAGGGGTGTTCCCGGCTCCCGCGGTACGTCGCTCAGCGAGACGTAGGGGACCGGGTCGCCGTCGATCGACCACGAGGAGGTCTCGGGGAGGTCGTCGGCCGAAGAGCCACCTTCCCAGACCACGCCGCTGCCGGCGATCGAGACGACCGGTCCGATCGAGTCGAGTTCGCTGCCGGCGAGCAGGGCGAGTTCACTACCCTTCGAGACGCCCCAGAGCCCAACCCTGTCGCCCGTGACGCCGTCGTACTCGAGCAGCCAGTCGATCGCTCGCTCGACGTACTCGAGCGGGATCTCGACGAGGTCGTCCGGCAGTCCCGGCCCGTCGAAGTACTCGAGCGAGAGAGTCGTGAAGCCGCGCTGAGCGAGTTGGGCGGCGACGTAATCCAGCGAGCCGCCGCCGGAGCCGTGCAGGACGACGATTCCCGGGGATTCCGCGGCGTCGTCGGGTTCGAACACGCTCCCCACGAGGTCGCCGTCAGGTTCGGCATCGGCCTCGAGATCTGGGTAGTGGCGTTCGATCGTCGTCGAGCCGAGTTCCTCCCCGTCGACCCGGACGCTAAACTGCAGCGTCCGTTCGTCGGGCCACTGGAACGCTACCGGCGGTTCGGGACTGTCGCGGTGAAACTCCCACCAGGAGACGTCGGCGAACTGGATCAGCGCGACCGTCGTCGGCACCTCGAGTTCGGGCGGCACGTCGCCGTCGACGATCGGAGCCTCGTTCACGTCGAGGGTTTCGCCGTCCGTCTCGAGCGTGACGGCAGCACCGAACGGCTCGTAGTCCGTTATGTCTCCCTCGAGAACGACCTCGAGATCCGTCTCGGCAGGCACACCGGTGACTTCCATCTCGAACGGTTCGTCGACGCGGACTCGATCGGGATGGTCGAACGATGGTGACAGGTCGTCGTCCGTGCTACAGCCTGCGAGGGCGATACTGCTGCAGCTACCGAGGAGAGCGAGGGTCCGACGCCTCGTTCGTCGGGGACCAGTCATTCGAGTACGCCACGGTACGAGCGTTTCGAGCAAAAGTGTTGGGTGTGGAACACGATGGTGAGGCTCCGGAGACGCTCCCTGTCGAAAGCGACGGACGGGCCGAAACGTCGGCTACTCGAGGTCGCTTCTGACGGTGCTGCCGATCACGAGCGCGGCACCGATGATGACGAGGTTCTTGACGATGTACTGGCCTTCGACGGTGAGTCCGTAGGGGAAGATCGTGAAGACGACGCCGGGCAGGAGGACGATCGGCAGGAAGGTGCCCGGAAGCTGGAGAAAGAGGAGGAAGATTCCCACCCGGATGAGCGGCCGGTAGAGCAGGCTGAGTCCGATGAGGATCTCCCAGACGCCGAGGATGGGGACGAACAGTTCCGGTGGGACGAGGTAGACGGTTGCCGCGACGAGTTCGGCCGCCGGGCTGACGCCGAAGAGCTTGAGCGCGCCGAACCAGACGAACACGATGGCGACGGCGGCCCGCAACACCGGAATCCCCCATCGATTCATCCACGCTGTGATCCGCTCGTCGATCCTGTCGAACTGCTGTCGATACGTCCGGACCCGTTCGGAGACCGTTTCGGTAGCCATACTGATCCTATCAGGTGTACGAGAGCGCGACCGAAAACAGTTCAGCCGGCACCGGGAGACTGGCGTCAGGAGCGCCAGAACTCGGGCGTGAGCAGAACGAGCACTGGAATGATCTCGATGCGGCCGACCCACATCACGACCACCATCACGACCTTGGTCGTCCAGTGGAACACGTCGTAGGTGCCGTACGGCCCGGCGGGACCGAACGCGGGTCCGATGTTCAAAAACGTCGAGGCGGCGGCACCGATGGCCTCGAATTCCCCGAATGCACCACCGTTGTAGAGCCCGGTCCGTGCACCGTCGACGACGATCACGACCGTCACGAGGAAGACGCCGACGATAGCGACCAGCGTGTAGGAGTAGATGTCCCTGATCGTTTCCTCGTCGACCGGCTGGCCGCTGAGACGGATCGGTCGGATCGCCTCGGGGCGAAACGCGGTAAACAGGTTCCGCCTGAACGCCTTCGCGATAACCAGCCAGCGCAACGACTTGATCGAACAGGTCGTCGATCCGGCCATCCCGCCGAGGAACATACACATGAACAGGAGGTGTTTGGCGAACGGCGACCACTCGTTGAAGTCCGCGTTCGCGTACCCGGTCGTCGTGATGATCGAGACGACGTTGAAAACTGACTGGCGAACGGTGTCGTGCAGTCCGTTTCCGGTCGGGTTCCCCTCGAGCGTCAGTATCGTAAACACGAGACCGGCAAAGACGACGATCGTCCCGATGTAGAATCGGAACTCCTCGCTGTTGCGGAGCCGGTCGAGGTTCCCCTTGAGGACGAAGTACATGAGCACGAAGCTGGTCGAGCCGAGGATCATAAAGGGCATGACCGCCCACTGGACGATCGGCTCGAACGCCTCGAGGCTCAGCGGCTCCGGTGAGAAGCCCGCTGTCGCGACGCTCGTAAACGCGTGAGCGACGGCGTTGTAAAGCGTCATGTTCGGCGCGAATCCGAGGAGATGCAGCGAGTAGAGGACGGTCACTGCGATCGCCGTCAGTCCCGTGTACAGCTTCAGGATCAGGCGAGCAGTGTCCTCGACGTGTGGGGTGAGCTTGTTGACGTTGTCGTACTGGGTCTCGGTCTCCATCAGCTGAGCACCGGCGACCGAGAGCTGTGAGAAGATCGCCGTGACGAGAATGAGGATTCCGAGCCCGCCGAGCCACTGGATGAGCTGTCGCCACATCATGATCGAGCGAGCGTGCTCGTCGAAGTCCCGGAGGACGGTCGCTCCCGTGGTCGTAAGTCCGCTCATCGCCTCGAACGCCGCGTTGATCGGATGGGCGATCGTCCCCTGTCCGGCGACGACGAACGGAATCGCCCCGACGAGCGCCACCAGTAGCCAGGTCAACGAGACCATGAGAAACGCCTCTCGTGGCCCGAGCCGGCCGTCGCTCTCGAGACGTTCGAACCCCAGCCCGAGCGCGAGGGTGACGGCGATGGTCACGAGAAACGGGAGGACCGACTCGCCGTAGTAGATCGCAAGAACGAGCGGGAAACACAGCGGTAGAGCAAGCCACTTGAGGACGATACCGGTTAGATGGAGGCTATACCGCCAGGCAACCCGAATTCTCATCGTCGACCTCGTTGCACGATGGTGGCTGTGATTGCGGAACTATTAAGTCCGGCTATAGATGTTCGCTCACCTGGCGAACAGTCGTTCCCAGAGCGACCGGCTCGTCGGCCGTTCGGCCAGTATCACCGAACAGTCGACCTCGTTGACGACGTCGTAGGCGAGCGACCCCCGGAGGAGCCGCGAGAGAAGCCCGCGTTCGGTCGCGCCGATGACGAGCAACGAGTGCTCCGCGGCGGCCCCGGCGATCGCTCCCTCGACGTCACCGGAGGTATCGATCAGGATCTCGGCGTCCTCGAGGTCGTGGTCGCTCGCCCACGCCGTGAGGAACTCCTCACCGTCGACACGGTCCTGATCGCCGTCGACGACGTGCATCAGCGTGATCTCGGAATCGAGCTGATCGCGCATGTAGCGGGCGACCTCGGCGCTCAGGTCGGAGTCGGGTCCGCCGGCAGTCGGCACGAGCACGCGGTCGGTCTCGAGACCTTCGTCGTCGAACACGAGGAAGTCACACGGCAGGTCGTGAGTGAGTTCGTCGATCGGCCGTTCGG
This region includes:
- a CDS encoding alpha/beta hydrolase, whose protein sequence is MTGPRRTRRRTLALLGSCSSIALAGCSTDDDLSPSFDHPDRVRVDEPFEMEVTGVPAETDLEVVLEGDITDYEPFGAAVTLETDGETLDVNEAPIVDGDVPPELEVPTTVALIQFADVSWWEFHRDSPEPPVAFQWPDERTLQFSVRVDGEELGSTTIERHYPDLEADAEPDGDLVGSVFEPDDAAESPGIVVLHGSGGGSLDYVAAQLAQRGFTTLSLEYFDGPGLPDDLVEIPLEYVERAIDWLLEYDGVTGDRVGLWGVSKGSELALLAGSELDSIGPVVSIAGSGVVWEGGSSADDLPETSSWSIDGDPVPYVSLSDVPREPGTPLVDRFSEALETAASDTIEDATIPVEEIHGPVLLVSGGDDGLWPAERLHEFSADRLEEADDSSFDHLVYDDAGHSILQPYFPSDGTYGLGYGGSHTGNAEAAHDHWPAVLDAFETLE
- a CDS encoding TrkH family potassium uptake protein; protein product: MRIRVAWRYSLHLTGIVLKWLALPLCFPLVLAIYYGESVLPFLVTIAVTLALGLGFERLESDGRLGPREAFLMVSLTWLLVALVGAIPFVVAGQGTIAHPINAAFEAMSGLTTTGATVLRDFDEHARSIMMWRQLIQWLGGLGILILVTAIFSQLSVAGAQLMETETQYDNVNKLTPHVEDTARLILKLYTGLTAIAVTVLYSLHLLGFAPNMTLYNAVAHAFTSVATAGFSPEPLSLEAFEPIVQWAVMPFMILGSTSFVLMYFVLKGNLDRLRNSEEFRFYIGTIVVFAGLVFTILTLEGNPTGNGLHDTVRQSVFNVVSIITTTGYANADFNEWSPFAKHLLFMCMFLGGMAGSTTCSIKSLRWLVIAKAFRRNLFTAFRPEAIRPIRLSGQPVDEETIRDIYSYTLVAIVGVFLVTVVIVVDGARTGLYNGGAFGEFEAIGAAASTFLNIGPAFGPAGPYGTYDVFHWTTKVVMVVVMWVGRIEIIPVLVLLTPEFWRS
- a CDS encoding NOP5/NOP56 family protein; translated protein: MTATDPEGSGWFSAVDPTDLEAAAEAVRTGTADEPRDWPTLAVESGVVDDAEDYYDALKEATTAAAREEITEREGADDRQLVHAVRSMDDCERTANELAERLAEWGGTVDPDAGTGVEYARDLASRDDDLEAASGRIVSLADRVADLADEADDLREFVERRTPTVAPNLSALAGPVLAARLISLAGGLESLAKKPSGTIQVLGAEDALFAHLRGHAPSPKHGIIYMHDAIQGTHPENRGSAARALAGKLAIAARVDHYSGERKPELDAELAERIETIQARTADDGGESDD
- a CDS encoding fibrillarin-like rRNA/tRNA 2'-O-methyltransferase, which codes for MTDLPDGVERRSVGGTERLATRGEPVYGEPTDGEWRAWNPDRSKLGAMLELGMDTGLEGGETALYLGAASGTTVSHVADFAGPTYAVEFAARPARDLLEAADSRPRLFPLLADARKPETYAHVVESDVDVVVQDVATRGQARVALENRRFLADDGRLLLAVKARSEDVTRDPEDVFADVREELESEYEILESERLEPYHADHLGIVARP